One Acropora palmata chromosome 2, jaAcrPala1.3, whole genome shotgun sequence genomic window carries:
- the LOC141873327 gene encoding acyl-carrier-protein phosphodiesterase PptH-like — protein MLCEDRKGLPSLTQMMSRIFAISDIHVDIKENLRLVESWSGSDFRNDVLIVAGDVTDNTSLLKTVLKSLVEKFSKVCYVPGNHELWIRQTEDASCYEDSIGKFHSIREICETIGVHTRPIKVQCCNDNAAWVVPMFSWYAKPEDDLENSLYVARAMEDAELSNKIWMDNHMCKWPSLKETVSQYFANLNEEFLAQSYDAPVISFSHFLPRQDLISASEEDIMKVDEERRKLTLPALDNPRAQGSQIQFNFTRFAGSRSIEKQIRRLGSKVHVYGHQHRNRDRVIDDVRYLSLCLGYPRERSKGFIWGFSDGFTPPQIWPLYSPTKSRFEPVQ, from the exons ATGCTTTGTGAAGATCGGAAGGGACTACCTTCTTTAACACAAATGATGTCACGTATTTTCGCCATATCGGACATTCATGTTGATATAAAGGAGAATCTTCGTTTGGTTGAAAGTTGGTCGGGAAGTGATTTTCGAAATGATGTGCTCATTGTAGCTGGCGATGTGACTGACAACACGTCTCTTTTGAAAACAGTTCTCAAGTCTCTTGTAGAAAAGTTTTCCAAAGTGTGCTATGTTCCAG GAAATCACGAGCTTTGGATTCGCCAGACAGAAGATGCTTCCTGCTACGAAGATTCTATCGGGAAATTTCACTCCATTCGCGAAATTTGCGAGACGATTGGTGTTCATACCAGACCAATAAAGGTCCAATGTTGTAATGATAATGCCGCCTGGGTTGTGCCAATGTTTTCTTGGTATGCCAAGCCTGAAGACGACTTGGAGAATTCTTTGTACGTTGCAAGGGCAATGGAAGACGCGGAGTTGTCCAATAAGATTTGGATGGACAATCATATGTGTAAGTGGCCTTCGCTTAAAGAAACCGTATCTCAGTATTTTGCAAACCTGAACGAGGAATTCCTCGCTCAGAGTTACGATGCCCCAGTAATATCGTTCAGCCATTTTCTTCCTCGTCAAGATCTCATCTCAGCTTCGGAAGAAGACATCATGAAAGTGGACGAAGAGAGAAGGAAGTTAACCCTTCCAGCCTTAGATAATCCCAGAGCACAAGGTTCGCAGATTCAATTTAACTTTACGCGTTTTGCAGGATCCAGAAGTATAGAGAAGCAGATAAGACGGTTAGGGTCCAAAGTTCATGTTTACGGTCATCAGCACCGAAATAGGGACAGAGTGATTGATGATGTACGTTATCTATCCCTTTGTCTGGGATACCCCAGGGAAAGGTCCAAGGGATTTATATGGGGTTTTTCAGATGGATTCACGCCGCCTCAGATATGGCCCTTATACTCGCCCACAAAAAGTCGCTTTGAGCCTGTGCAGTGA
- the LOC141873328 gene encoding homeobox protein Nkx-6.3-like produces MASNFLYCRPPCSSLECNGTMWRYQDIVATPIPGQYQAQPCARLSPERQRQSYQASHEDMSMSRPSTGKYGYVSTPITNYNMRDKFRWPYPSQPSRGTRQSCTEVRTNPEKPQSSGTAAQASQKSGNQKQRRVRTAFTPFQLLCLETSFEKNHYVVGSERKQLASYLKLSETQVKVWFQNRRTKWKRQALENRPDLNKDPLTP; encoded by the exons ATGGCGAGCAATTTTCTTTACTGTCGTCCTCCCTGCTCCTCACTGGAGTGCAATGGCACGATGTGGAGATATCAAGACATTGTTGCGACTCCCATTCCAGGTCAATACCAGGCTCAACCTTGCGCCCGTTTAAGTCCAGAAAGACAGCGTCAATCTTATCAAGCGTCCCACGAAGACATGTCAATGTCAAGACCATCTACAGGGAAGTACGGCTACGTATCGACCCCAATCACTAATTACAACATGCGAGACAAATTTCGATGGCCATATCCGAGTCAACCTAGCCGAGGGACACGGCAAAGCTGCACCGAAGTTAGAACAAACCCAGAAAAAC CGCAAAGCAGCGGCACCGCAGCACAAGCAAGTCAAAAGTCAGGAAATCAAAAACAGCGACGCGTGCGCACTGCTTTCACACCGTTCCAGCTGCTGTGCCTCGAGACCTCATTTGAGAAAAACCACTACGTCGTCGGCTCGGAACGAAAACAGCTGGCATCCTACCTGAAGCTCAGCGAGACACAAGTGAAAGTATGGTTTCAGAACAGACGAACCAAGTGGAAGAGACAAGCTTTGGAAAATCGACCAGACTTAAACAAGGATCCCCTTACACCATAA